The Leguminivora glycinivorella isolate SPB_JAAS2020 chromosome 25, LegGlyc_1.1, whole genome shotgun sequence nucleotide sequence cgaaaaggaaattcgaaactcgtgtcgacatccttttttacgcacttgtatcgtaatgtactataataaagtgatttgatttgttccctacatcgaggGTGTAGTGAGTATAGAAATGCATATtatcccatagtggatacccccctccaactgaggggggactgaaatcttctcgaggctgaggcgtagggttagagccggcgtagttttatttgacgttcataagcgcattgtaatatgcctacttggaaaataaatatttcatttcatttcatttcatagtaCTCACCGTTTCCCAGTTTTCCTCACACTCCACGACCGGGATGGGCGGCAGTTCCCGCTTCGGGACGTCGTCTTCCACGATGTACTTCTGCGTGTCGAAGAGGAACCGATCGGGGCAGCAGGACACGTGGAACTGAAATCAATTGTTAATGTTAAGCGCTGATAGCCtagtaagtacgtgcgactttcgttccggaggtcgcgggttcgaaccccggctcgcaccaatgagcaGGGCTCGGATACTGGTTGAATTTTCagaccgttatcatgtacttgctttcaattttttccacattttattttaccactttgtcggcgtaattgatatacatattggtaccaaatttcagctttctagtgctaacggttactgagattatccgcggacggacggacggacagacatggaactatggacgaccggtctggcgcagtcggtagtgaccctgcctgctgcaccgcggtcccgggttcgaatcccggtaagggcatttatttgtgtgatgagcacagatatttgttcctgagtcatggatgttttctatgtatataagtatttatatattatatatatcgttgtctgagtacccacaacacaagccttcttgagcttaccgtgggcctcagtcaatgtgtgtaagaatgtcctatagaaaaaaactataagggttcctagttgactacggaaccctaataaaatgAGATATTTCCTTACGTCCAATTCCGCGTCATTGACGACGTGCGTGGCGTTGATGGGGCACGTGCTTTTAGCACACCGGGGGTACTGTTTCCTGCACTTCTGCAGGTGTATGTGCATCCTGTAATGCTCCACCTGGTCAAAGAAATGGcaaataaatagtacattacgatacaagtgcgtaaaaaaggaagttcgaaacgagtggtgataaattaaaacacgaccgaagggagtaggtattttaaatcgacacgaatgtactattaagcttctgtaccgttatttgaagcctatttaatatattgagagacagcgatactgcttgtagatgcgtagcggttcacagcaggtacctacagctgaacacctgtaaacaacttgcaactccagttttacgattcaggtttccccttccaccaggcgacccgtgccgtagggacggcaacgatgtttcatcattggcgttctgtttgtcggaacgttcggtacactacaaaaaattcttagaattccttaattcttggaattttttgtaagtttaatcaaaaatatcgttttagaaaacggttttaccgttcgtttactattataaattaaatgttttagaagctgagcacctgatcgattcactttgagcgcagcgtgtcgcgtaagtaagcgattttttatttctttttcagttatttttttcagtgaatcgattcgtcttaagcacggaacaggtcaagaaagtaaaatttgaaaaatgatcTCCTTGTCCTCTTTGAGACTAAAACAGTCCTAATTAAAGTCGTAATTGACGCGATTAGTGTTTGTTTTGCCTTGCGACCGAAGATGAGCCTGTGCTGTGACCTGATAATTTCCGTGCGTGCCCATTGTGGTAGGTACTGTGCTGCGGGATAAAATTCCTTTACAATCTCTTTAAATAGATCGATATTCTGTAACGGAATTCAGAAATAGATCAAAAGTCGAAAGTTAAAGCCTATAGCCGCCGGACTTGGCAAGggcgtcaataaatatttattgattctaagtatcatgttggcttttatatccgatccctgtgtgccttaaaatcgactttccgctctaaagaaaggtaactaacaaacctatATCATTAGCGTCTTTGGGGAACATGTTTGTGTAATCCGAAAAATGTTCCGTAAATAAATATGGGCAATTTTAAATGCACAGTACGGCATCGTCAGGGATACCTCTGAAAAATGTAGTTTGGTAATGTTCTTATGCCTTAATCAAATCTAAGCCGCTTGCCAGTGGAAGTAAAGGATTACAAAGTGAAACTCAGGTATGTGGAGAGTTGTATTAATTACCAAATATAAGTTCCGGTTAAAGTTCCGAGAGAGTCACTCTTTAAtccttaactataataatagcgtttaataacgcaaggcgagcgtatttgattaatttgattaCTTGGCTGCTGCGTAAGCAGAGTAAAAGGATGCATCATTGCACTAGCTTACTAAAAACTTCTTACCTGCGCAAGGTGTGAAGAAATTTACAaccagtatgtttttattttgtgtatagtccgcttaaggatattaaaggctagtataataattattattctgtggaagcaggcattagtggaaaaaatatcaagtgttaagacggtgtaaaagcactagtctaacacagtaggcagtgaccctgtctgcagaGTCtatggttctgggttcgaatcccagtatgagaatatgtttgtgtgatgcacacaaatagcgggacgtagttgaacgaaagagagccatcctctgaaaatagccttttatttgaatggcttttccctttttacgttgagattatattcaaataattatgtttatatgaattggatctttttccttttactacgtccattttttcccgagttacggttgtgttattatgtatttaagtatacatatgtctataataagagtaatatatcgccttgctaccatagtacaagccttcctcagtttttggcaaaatagattccccaatgtctatttattttggtaccgataataaatttcccgcttattaaggcttatgagtattactatttatctagataaaaaccagccgtctgcgcaagacgtgcATCTTCCCATTTTCATAATTCCCGCCTGCGCAAGGTGTGTGAATAATATGATTGTTAAGACAGCTGAAAATTTTGCAGTCTGCGCAAGGCTTGCAATTTTCGTGACTCAATTTTCTGCCTGCGCAAGgcgattaaatattttatttagcctgctgaaaacctgccgccttcgcaaggcgcgtgtttacatatcctgcgtcacaagcagatcaagcagatgtggtataataggtataatacaattagcatggttctaaagcggtttttgtcggcctacgcaaggcgttttgaaacttacgtgtgatggaggaaacaacacaatatgataacgcctcctaagcttagtaccaagtgcttactttgttaattacaaagtcattttgacaggggttatatatttctactgcggaatcacttcccagtaatcattaaatagtctcgagaagacttgtcaaagcggaccccaggccttcACAGGCCGGGGCCGGggccaatgccgggataacgcaaggaggatgatgatgagtctggtgaagactaaaaagattatcacagttattgctggcgacttgataaacgtggtttcttttttttgtggaaacttCTATattatataaagctacaacccgactgacatttttccaaaaatgggcagaaggagtttttgcaggtggcagtgtttggtgtggtcgtatagagtttggtcctgcgaccccggatagatcagaccgtcggtctaccggttccgggtaaaaaaatgtcggacggcctggccaaacggctggacttagccggggagtgttcgaccaaatgtcatagaggaccctgggcagtttttgacgccgccatttttttttcaaaatggccgactttttttttgacgatttttcaagtttgtcgtagagagctcaaattttggtcatagaatctccaagcggccttgattcgaatgaaataaaaaaaaattgaaaaatgctacaaatgtgggaaaactggccacttttattttgtatggcaacttttaaaccgtaagagatagccggggggtgctcgaccaaatgtcatacaggtatccgagtagaaaaaagttgcattaaaaaaaattcaatatggccgacttttttttttgaaaattttcaaaatggtcctagcgcgctgagatttggcacgcGGGTGGAGGGTCGCgccaagattagtattcaaaaagaaaattttgaaaaattcaaaatggcggcctttgagggccaattgaaatttgagtggaggtttttcttttaattaccatagctccgtaacggtacaaagaagtgaaaagtgctcaaacaaatgttatacagtcacccgaggtccatcgaatggcattaaaaaaaaatcaaaatggccgacttttttttttgaaaaatttcaaaatggtccgatcgcgctgaaattttgcacacgggtagacagccaccccaaaattagtatacaaaaagaaaattttgaaaaattcaaaatggcgccctttgaaggccaattgaaatttgtatagaggtcctttttttaaatccccatagctccgtaacggtaggggaaaggttaatagtgcttgaactaatgttgtacagttatctgaggtccatcgaatggcatttacaaaatttcaaaatggccgactttgaaaattttttttttattttcggtccgagcgcgttcaaatttggcacgtggtaagaacgggggccaaaaatagaaatgagaaaaaaaaaatttggaaaagtcaaaaacggtggcgagaggggacaaagtcaaatttccctaccagtttgtatggaggtttttttttaaattcccatagctccgtaacagtaggaaaaaggttaatagtgcttaaactaatgttgtacagttatctgaggtacatcgaatggcatttacaaaatttcaaaatggcagactttgaaaatttttttttttattttcggtccgagcgcgttcaaatttggcacgtggtaagaacgggggccaaaaatagaaatgagaaaaaaaaaattttggaaaagtcaaaaacggcggcgagaggggacaaagtcaaatttccctaccagcctgagggagcgttctacagcccgacggtcattgctccggtccaagttccgagctgcgtacagacagtgctcccaagcaagaaaatataagtaaaagtgtctaaaaagcgacgcggcgggccggaggccgcaggccggaggtccaacttccctacaaatcctacaatccccacagtaactacgcggagggccgaacttccggagcgtgtctgacaggctaaCTAtgcgcgaaggccgcaggccgagctgcgggcagagtgctcccaagcacgcgaaggccgcaggccgagctgcgtgcagactgtgctcccaagaaaacaataacaaaaagtatctaaataagcgaagcggcgggccaaaggcccgacgcggagcttcgaaacccagcgaaggccgaaggccgagctccgcgtagggccgaaggcccggagcgtccctgatcggctcgccggcggac carries:
- the LOC125239235 gene encoding gametocyte-specific factor 1-like isoform X2, coding for MTCPYNMAHQVEHYRMHIHLQKCRKQYPRCAKSTCPINATHVVNDAELDFHVSCCPDRFLFDTQKYIVEDDVPKRELPPIPVVECEENWETEQATSYVPDPSARAHIITKVKGATPSERRRARLEGVKNYRPLN
- the LOC125239235 gene encoding gametocyte-specific factor 1-like isoform X1, whose product is MYCSIKEPKPHQLMTCPYNMAHQVEHYRMHIHLQKCRKQYPRCAKSTCPINATHVVNDAELDFHVSCCPDRFLFDTQKYIVEDDVPKRELPPIPVVECEENWETEQATSYVPDPSARAHIITKVKGATPSERRRARLEGVKNYRPLN